AGCCCCTCGCACGGAGACGGAAGCGAAGCTGGCGGGCATCTGGTCCGAAGTGCTGCACGTCCCTCGGGTGGGCGTGAAGGATGACTTCTTCGCGCTGGGTGGGCACTCGCTGCTGGCGACCCAGGTGGCATCGCGGATCCGCGCGGAGCTGGGCGCGGAGCTGCCGCTGCGCGCGCTGTTCGAAGCACCCACTGTGGAGGCCCTGGCCCAGCAGGTGGAGAAGGCGGGCCGGGCCCATGCTTCGACGCTGGCGCACGTGGCCGTGGACGCGGCGCCGCCGCTGTCGTTCGCGCAGCAGCGGCTGTGGTTCATCGATCAGTTGGACCCGGGCACGGCGCTCTACAACGTGCCCGTCGCGGTGCGGCTGGAGGGCGCGCTGGACGTGGACGCCCTGGAGCGGTCGCTGCACGAAGTCGTGCGCCGGCACGAGTCCCTGCGCACCACGTTCGCGGAGCAGGATGGCCAGGCCATCCAGGTGATCCATTCGTCCCTGCCCCCGGTGCTGGAGCGGGTGGAGCTGCGGACCTTCGAGGAAGCCGACCGCGAGGCGGAGACCCGCCGGCAGGTCGAGCAGGAGATGATGCGTCCCTTCGACCTGGGGCGTGGGCCGTTGCTCCGCACGCGGCTGTTCGCGCTCGGGGCGCGCGAGCATGTCCTCGTGGTGACGATGCACCACATCGTGTCGGACGGCTGGTCGCTGGGCGTGCTGGTGCGCGAGGTGGGCGCGCTGTACGCGGCCTTCTCCCTGGGCCGCCCGTCGCCCCTGCCGGAGTTGCCGGTGCAGTACTCGCGCTACGCCGCATGGCAGCGCGGCTGGCTCCAGGGAGACGCGCTGGCGCGGCAGGTTGGCTACTGGAAACAGAAGCTCGCGGGGGCGCCGCCGGTGCTGGAGCTGCCCACGGACCGTGCGCGGCCAGCCGAGCGAGGCATCGCGGGGGCGGCGTACACCTTCACCCTTCCCCGCGCGCTCGGCGAGGGCCTCAAGGCCCTGGCTCAGCGTGAAGGGGCGTCGCTGTACATGGTGCTGCTCGCCAGCTGGCAGGTGCTGATGGCGCGCTACTCCGGGCAGACGGACATCAGCGTGGGTTCGCCCATCGCGGGCCGGACGCGCTCGGAGCTGGAAGGGCTCATTGGCTTCTTCGTCAACACGCTGGTGCTGCGCGCGAACGTCGAGGGCCGCCTGACCTTCCGCGAGCTGCTCGCGCAGGTGCGAGAGACGGTGCTGGATGCATACGAGCACCAGGAGGTGCCGTTCGAGAAGCTGGTGGAGGCCTTGCAGCCGGAGCGCAGCCTCAGCCACACGCCGCTCTTCCAGACGATGCTGTCCCTCCAGAACATGCCGATGGGAGAGCTGCGGCTGCCGGACCTGGCGCTCAAGCCGGTGGAAGCGGAGAGCCCCATCGCGAAGTTCGACCTCAGCGTGACGCTCATGGAGCTGCCGCGCGGGTTCACGGGCGTGCTGGAGTACAGCACGGAGCTGTTCGACGCGGGCACCGTCCAGCGGATGGTGTCGCACCTGCTCACGCTCCTCGAAGGAGCCGTGGAGCGCCCGGACACGCGTGTATCCCGTCTGCCCCTGCTGCCCGCCGCCGAGCGCGCGCAGGTGGTCTCCGCATGGAATGACACGGGCCGGGCCATCGCCTGGGACGGGTGCTTGCATGAGCGCGTGGAGACGCATGCGTCGCTCGCTCCGGACGCGCTCGCCGTGCTGGATGGCGAGCACCGCTTGGACTTCGCCCAGCTCAACGCGCGCGCCAACCAGCTCGCCCACTGGCTGCGCCAGCGCGGGGTGGGCCCGGAGGTGCGCGTGGCGCTCTTCCTGGAGCGCTCGGTGGAGATGATGGTCGCCACGCTGGGGGTGCTGAAGGCCGGCGGCGCCTACGTGCCGCTGGATCCCGCGTGGCCATCCGAACGGCTGGGCTGGCTGGCGAAGGACTGTGGCGCGCGCTGGGTGCTCACCCAGCAGCGGCTCGCCGCGCAGCTCCCGGAGGGACTGGAGGTCCTGTGCCTGGACGACGCGGGCCCCCATGAGGAGCTGGCGCGGCAGTCGCGGGAGAACCCGTCCCGCGTGAGCCTCCCGACGCATCTGGCGTACGTCATCTACACGTCGGGCAGCACCGGGCGTCCCAAGGGCGTCATGGTGCAGCACGCGTCGATGATGAACCTGCACGCCGCGCACCGGGCGACGACGTTCGCGGATGTCTCCGCTCCGGTGCGGGTGAGCTTCAACGCGCCGCTGGCGTTCGACGCGTCGGTGCAGCAGTTGGTGCAGCTCGCGGACGGCCATGCGCTGTGCATCGTGCCGGCCGACGTGCGCGAGGACGTGGCCCGCACGGCGGCGTGGTTGGAGGCGCAGGAGGTGGACGTGCTCGACTGCACGCCAGCGCACCTGCGCCTGTTGCTGGACGAGGGGCTGGGGACGCGCCGGCCCATGCGCGTCCTCGTGGGCGGCGAGGCGGTGGACGACGCGCTGTGGGCACGGCTCGCGGCGCTCCCGAGCCTCAAGGCCTTCAACGTGTATGGCCCCACGGAGTGCACGGTGGACGTCACCGCGCGCCCCATCGTCGCGGACACGGTGAGGCCGGTGCTGGGCCGGCCCCTGGCAAACATGCAGTGCTATGTCCTGGACCCCGAACTGCAGCCGGTGCCGGTAGGCGTACCGGGTGAGCTGTTCGTGGGGGGAGCGGGGCTCGCGCGCGGCTACCTGGAGCGGCCAGAGCTGTCCGCGGAGCGCTTCATTCCGGATGGCATGGGCGCGCAGCCCGGCGGAAGGCTGTACCGCACGGGTGACCGGGTCCGATGGTTGGCCACCGGCGAACTGGAGTACCTGGGCCGCCTGGACTTCCAGGTGAAGGTGCGTGGCTTCCGCATCGAGCTGGGCGAAGTCGAAACCGCGCTCGCGCAGCAGCCGGGCGTGAGCGAAGCGGTGGTGCTGGTGCGCGGCGATGGCGCGAACAAGCGGCTCATCGGTTACGCGGTGGCGAAGGAGGGCCACTCGCTGGCGGTGGACACGCTCCGAGCGGGGCTGCGCCAGGGGATGCCCGAATACATGATCCCCGCGGCGCTGGTGCTGCTGGACGCGCTGCCGCTGAACGCGAACGGCAAGGTGGACCGCAGGGCGCTGCCGGAGCCGGAGGCCGCCCGGGCGGGAGACGCGTCAGTGGCCCCGCGCACCCGGATGGAGGCGAAGCTCGCGTCCGTCTGGGCGGAGGTGCTGCGAGTCCCGCGAGTGGGAGTGACGGACAACTTCTTCGCGCTGGGAGGGCATTCGCTGCTGGCGACACAAGTGGTGTCGCGCATCCGCACGTCGTTGGGCGTGGAGATGCCGCTGCGGCTGTTGTTCGAGGCGCCCACGGTGGAGGCGCTGGCGCTCCGGCTCTCGCGGCTGCAGCGCTCCGGAGTGCCCGTGTTGACCGCCGGCATCCGTCCGGCATCGCTACCGCTGTCGTTCGCGCAGCAGCGGCTGTGGTTCATCGATCAGCTGGACCCCGGCAGCTCGCTCTACAACGTGCCGGTGGCGGTGCGCCTGCGGGGCGAGTTGAACGCGGAGGCGTTGAAGCAGGCACTGCAGGAGGTCGTGCGCCGTCATGAAGCCCTGCGCACCACGTTCGAGGAGGAGTCGGGTCAGCCGGTCCAGCGCATCCACACGTCGGTGGAGGTGCCGCTGGCGACCGTGGACCTGGAGTCGTCCGGGGCGGAGCGGGAGGAGGAGGCGCGGCGCCAGACGCAGGTGGAGATGGCCCGGCCCTTCGACCTGACGCGGGGGCCGCTCCTGCGGGCCCTGCTGCTGCGCGTGGACGCGCGCGACCACGTGCTCGTCGTCAC
This sequence is a window from Corallococcus silvisoli. Protein-coding genes within it:
- a CDS encoding non-ribosomal peptide synthetase; the protein is KELPEYMVPSAICVLDALPLSANGKLDRKALPAPEVLRSERGYEAPRTETEAKLAGIWSEVLHVPRVGVKDDFFALGGHSLLATQVASRIRAELGAELPLRALFEAPTVEALAQQVEKAGRAHASTLAHVAVDAAPPLSFAQQRLWFIDQLDPGTALYNVPVAVRLEGALDVDALERSLHEVVRRHESLRTTFAEQDGQAIQVIHSSLPPVLERVELRTFEEADREAETRRQVEQEMMRPFDLGRGPLLRTRLFALGAREHVLVVTMHHIVSDGWSLGVLVREVGALYAAFSLGRPSPLPELPVQYSRYAAWQRGWLQGDALARQVGYWKQKLAGAPPVLELPTDRARPAERGIAGAAYTFTLPRALGEGLKALAQREGASLYMVLLASWQVLMARYSGQTDISVGSPIAGRTRSELEGLIGFFVNTLVLRANVEGRLTFRELLAQVRETVLDAYEHQEVPFEKLVEALQPERSLSHTPLFQTMLSLQNMPMGELRLPDLALKPVEAESPIAKFDLSVTLMELPRGFTGVLEYSTELFDAGTVQRMVSHLLTLLEGAVERPDTRVSRLPLLPAAERAQVVSAWNDTGRAIAWDGCLHERVETHASLAPDALAVLDGEHRLDFAQLNARANQLAHWLRQRGVGPEVRVALFLERSVEMMVATLGVLKAGGAYVPLDPAWPSERLGWLAKDCGARWVLTQQRLAAQLPEGLEVLCLDDAGPHEELARQSRENPSRVSLPTHLAYVIYTSGSTGRPKGVMVQHASMMNLHAAHRATTFADVSAPVRVSFNAPLAFDASVQQLVQLADGHALCIVPADVREDVARTAAWLEAQEVDVLDCTPAHLRLLLDEGLGTRRPMRVLVGGEAVDDALWARLAALPSLKAFNVYGPTECTVDVTARPIVADTVRPVLGRPLANMQCYVLDPELQPVPVGVPGELFVGGAGLARGYLERPELSAERFIPDGMGAQPGGRLYRTGDRVRWLATGELEYLGRLDFQVKVRGFRIELGEVETALAQQPGVSEAVVLVRGDGANKRLIGYAVAKEGHSLAVDTLRAGLRQGMPEYMIPAALVLLDALPLNANGKVDRRALPEPEAARAGDASVAPRTRMEAKLASVWAEVLRVPRVGVTDNFFALGGHSLLATQVVSRIRTSLGVEMPLRLLFEAPTVEALALRLSRLQRSGVPVLTAGIRPASLPLSFAQQRLWFIDQLDPGSSLYNVPVAVRLRGELNAEALKQALQEVVRRHEALRTTFEEESGQPVQRIHTSVEVPLATVDLESSGAEREEEARRQTQVEMARPFDLTRGPLLRALLLRVDARDHVLVVTMHHAVSDGWSVGVLLRELVTMYGALAQGQEWTLPPLPVQYADYAAWQRGWLQGATLQREVDHWKRSLTGAPPVLELPTDRPRPAVRTQSGTTLGFMLPLELSQALIALAQREGASLYMVLLAGWQVLLSRYSGQGDISVGSPIAGRTRAEV